A stretch of DNA from Alteromonas gilva:
AAGAACAAGGTAATGCTGAGCTACAGCATGAGAACAATGAATCGCTGGAATATGCAACACAACTCTCCCTCGGCGAGTTTACTCTGGCCGCCAGCTGGTACGAAAACCAGTACGATGATTTTATCTACCTGGGCAATACCGGTATCTCTCGTGGCGGTGTCGCTGTTCAGGAGTGGCGCCAGGCCGACACCCTTAACAAGGGCTTTGAAATCACCGCCGAATATCAGTGGCAAACCGAAAACCTCGGCCATTTTACCTTTAGTGGGTTTGTCGATGGCGTAGAAAATAAGCCCCGTTATCATTACGATAATTCTTATGATCCGTTTGACTTTTCTAATCCGGTTGAGCCCCGTCCAGGTGAAGAAGAAGAGTATTTTCGCCGCAAACTCGACGGCGAGAGTATGCCGCGGGTGCCGGCCGATCGACATGGTCTCGGTGTGCACTGGCAATATCAGCAAGCCAGTCTGGCGATCAATTACCTGCACTACGATAAGCAGCAGGACTTAGCACAGTATGAGCAACCCAGCGCCAGCTACAACATGGTTAATTTATATGCTACCTGGCAGCCAGCTTGGTTACCGTCAGAAAGCCGGTTGTTTGCGCGCGTAAATAACCTGACCGATGCGGATGCCCGTCCTCATCAGAGTTTTCTGCGATTTTTGACACCATTGTCTGGCCGCAGTGTTAGTGTGGGTTTCAGCTATATACTGTAAACGCTATTGTTTCGTCAGATTGATACACGGCGAACGGTCACGACTATCGCTCCAATCTGGTCACTTTAGTGTTATCCACTTCTACAGTATGAGAAAGGCCGCGCTACTGAGCGGCCTTTTTCTTTTCTGCGTAACAGGGGTGAAAGGGGACTGCATTCTCCTCATCGTTGACTGTCTTGTTTGCCCATCAATTCTGATGAGTAACAATGTGACTAATGCAACGCAGATCATTACAGTTTTCAATACTATGAGACTTGTGCAAAAAACTTCGGTGCCAGGAAAAACGTCGTCATCTAAAAAGCAAAATGAAAATTGCGAGCATACCACCCAGAAAGCAGCTGCAGCGCAGCGCAAGCCGTCCCAGCCGCGCGAGCGGCGACAATAGCGCCTTACTGGTGTTTTATGAGTTGCTCAATAATGAGGGTAAGTTCACTAATTACTAATTCAGGCTCGTCAAACTGCACAAAATGCCCACTCATCTTTGTTAACACTGCCCGCTTTAATTTACGTGTTATATTTCGATGCCCGAACATTTATAGCTTGCAGTAATTTGCATGGTTGAGTTTTTTTCGCCAATTTCATATGGAAAACGCACGTAATACTTTCATCATTTCCCGGAACTAATAAATACAATATCGCACACTAATGTTATTGAGCGGTAAACCACTGCAAATTTGGTCGACAGTAGTTACTGGTATCTTTTTTCATGGGCTTCACACTTTTTTAGAAAGCGTATCAATGATTTTATCAAACGGAAGATGGATTTCTTCTCCTTTGTAAACATCACGCCGTGCAGAAAGTGCACAATGCAGGCCATCGGCGTGCCGCGCATCGCTATATAAAAACGACTCATTGCTTGCTATAAATCCAGTCCAATCCTTGAATTAAAGTTGTAGGGAAAGCTGTCGCATGCTTAGCTCCTTCAACGACACGAAACTCAAGAAGAGTTTGCTCACCGGTCTGCGTTGTGATCTTATTGGCAAGCAGCTTAGCGCCAGCAACCATATCTTCTTTCTCTCCAAACTCTGGTTGCTCTAAACTACCGACGGATAAATAAACTTTAATTGGCAATTCAGACTTCGTAACCTTTGAATTCAATATGTGATTGTTATCAAACCAAACGGAGGGGCTACCTAATATATAACTGTCGAACATGTCTGGATGCTCGAACAGGATGTAAGCGCCAAATAAACCGCCCAGTGAGTTACCCACAAAAGTGCGCTCCGATGGTTTTGCTCTATAGGTAGTCTCGATGTAGGGAAAGACAGTTTCACGAATAAATGTAGCATGCTCATCTGCATTGCCCGTTTCCAGCTTCCAGCTAGCTGCTTTGACCGGTGTATAATCTCTTACTCGGCTTGATGGTCCTTTTGAACCGTTTGAATAAGACACCCCAACAATTATTGCTTCTTCCATTGCGCCACTGTTCATGGGAAACCGCGTTGCACCTGATGCAATTTGGAAGCTATACCATGCGTCCATTAGGTAAATCACTGGATATTTTTTATCCTTATTTGATTCGTATGAGCGAGGCAATTTTATAAACAGTGGGTAAACCCTATTCGTTGAAGGCTCAGTCAATTCGATAACTGTGCTTCTAGGTATCTTCAGGCTGTCATTAGCGAACGCCAGAGAGCTAACAAATAAAAACGTTAAAAATACAAGATTTCTCAATGAAACTTCCTCTGTGAATAAGGTCCTGATTTAGTCGCGCGAACACGCGGGCTATACTTGCGAGGTACGAGTCAAACCAGCGAATTTACCTCACAATGAGCGAAGCGATTGATCATAATGTGCTGGTTAGAGTTCACTCGTCAATTTCGCCATTGCCCAAGTTTCCAAGAGTGCTTGTTGGTTAGATGACAGACATCGTTTTGGGACTGGCGCCACTCCATTTTCATTTCCAACAAGCAAGTAGAAATGCTCCATATTCACCACTTTTGCAACTTCGCTCCATTGGAGTTTGCTAATGCCTGAGTTTGACTTTCGAGCAACACCCACCTTAGAAAATACAAATTGGCATTTACCCTCTTTAAATAGCTTAAACAGATAAATAGCCCCCCAAATTGGATATGCCAGTAATTTAAAATACCACTTATTGGCAGTTTTGCTGCCGACTTCAGCTTCGCATACTTTAAGCAGCAAAGAACAATATTCGGTTAATTTGTAGTGAACTGTTATCGAATACATTCCTGAACTCTAACGCCGCTAGCAAGGGCAGACAAAGCGCGCAGCGGTTTGGCTGTCCCTCTGGCTGGCTTTGTTATGGTTACGTTGTCTTGTACACATACCAATTGCCAACGATATGCTCAATATAGATATAATTATCGTCTGACATTTTTGGCACTTCGGTTCCAGTTGGCACAAACAAATACCCAACTGAATTATCTAGAATCCCACCTATGTTAACGTCAACGATGCCGCTGATTGACTCGTAGCCTACAAAATTAAAATTTAAATGTTTGGCGGATTCAGTAGCCTTTTCCTGGCTTGTTTTAGCCTCCAAGGCTAGCGTATTTAGGCTATCAATATTTTTATGCAAGAATTCTTTAAGCTCGGAATCCAATTGCAAAGTAAGTAGCATATTCTGATATTGATGCTCCTCTTCTTTTGTTCGATTGGCTTTGCTTTGTGCCTCTTGCAAAGCCATAAAGAACAAACCTGGTAATGCTAGATTCCTGACTGCTGAAATCTTCCATTTGTTTTGGTCATTTACTAAATAGATATACCAGTCTTGAGATCTACCATCTTTTGAAAGCAATACAGCATAAATCTCTCTTTGCGGATTTTTTTCAAGCGCTCTCAGGCTAACCTCGATACCCTTGGGCAAAGTCTCGCCCAAAGTGGGTCTATCCAGATAATGTTCCAACATTTCACCGGCATATACTTCTCTTTTATTTTTAATGCCATCTTGGCCAAAAAATTGTTTCACGAGTCTAGACTCGTCTGCTAACACAGCCAAAGGTAAAAACAAGAGAACAATTAAAAACCGCACGAAACTTCCTTAGTGACCCTACCAACGCCAAGCTAATCGGAAAATACTTGCGCTTTGGACGGAACGGCCAGCGAGTATTTTTCCTTGCTTGAGCTCCTTGTTATACAGCTGCACTTTTCAGTCGTTAGTATATTTATATTCGCAAGAAACCACTGCAGCAGAAAGGCCACTGATAACGAGTAAAATGGCTGCCGTAATGAAAGCGAAAACACTGTACGAAAGAACCCCCTGTTTCAAAACAGTTTCCATAATGGTTTGCGGAGTTACAAAGAAAAAGTAAATTGCAAAAACAACCGTTGCAATAAAGAGAACGATAGCGCTAGATGCAATCAGCCGTGCTGCGAGCAACAGTAGCTTTAAGTTTTTCGATGTAATCTGTGAGAATGGGTATAGTTTCATATTTAATCCTTTAAAATTTAAACGTGAAAAGTTTACTAAGTTATATAACGCCCCAAGCAGGGGCAATAACACGTAGGCTAAAATTAGGAACGAAGTGACGGGAGCCTGCGTGTTAGTGTCCCGCAGCCTTGGTTTGTTATGAACCAGTAGTTTGAATATTGCTCAGAAACAAACTGCCATTCATGACGAATGTATAAGTAATTTTACGTGTTTTACCAGAGTCATCTTTGTATTGAGCCGAGACCATACAATTTTCGTTACTGCAACGCGTGTCGAGCGTATCTTTTTGTAAACTTATGCCAGAAAACAATGTACCGATAAGTTGTCCGCCGTTTAACGACATTTCATATTGCTTAGAAGGTTCCCAGTAACTAATGGCTTCTACATAATTACCTTGATTGACAGTGTGTTGAAACTTAGCGGCTAACTCAGCCGCATCATTTTTAGCTGCATATGAATTAGCTGACAACAGCGAAATACAAGATATTAAAATTTCCTTTTTCATGATATTTCCTTATGGTTCATAACACCCGCACAACGGGCGAGCGAAGTTTGCGAGTCCGTGTCAGCGTAGTTTGCTGGCGCAAGCGTTCAACGACTTGTTATACGCACGTTAAATTGACCAGAAATAAGCAATTATGAATGCTATAAAAAAAGACAGTATAGTTGCCTTTATATTCATGTGTTCAACTTTATATCTGGCAGCACTTAAGAAAGTAGGTTCTATATTAACCTTCATATCTTCATTAACAATAATATCAGTAACTAAGATGTCGTATGCTGAACAAATCGACTGGGCCGATTCTTGTGATGCGATTCCTGATTTTTCAATACGCTGAATAGTCCTTAAACTAATTCCCGAAACATCAGCAAGATGAGACTGACTCCATGCTTTGGATTCTCTTAATTTCTTTAATTTCTGTACGTCTAATTGCATTTCCATAATTATTTCCTAAAAGATAAAAACCTTAGTCATTATCGTAAGAAAATACCTCTATTAATACGTCATTTATGTGACATTCACCGGCTTTAATGTGACACCAACGCGTCAAGTGCATATAACACCCCAAGAAGGGGCAATTACACGCAGGCTATAATACGGAACGAAGTGACGGGAGCCTGCGTGTTATTGTCCCGCTTACTTGGCTTGTTATGTGGCTTACTGCGTAACCATGTAAGTCTCCGCAGATAAGAACCAACCGTTTTTGTACATACACTCTACGATAAAAGCATATTGGATATCACCAATTGGTGCTTGAGCATCAATTAGATGCTCATTTATCTTGCTCTTGCAAAGTGAAAAATCCTTTTCAGCGCCGACTATATTATTATCTGTAGGTGGAATTTCTGGATTTCTAACCCAATGAGTAACATACCCAAAATAGTCGTAGTTATCCTGATAAGAGAATTTTAACTCTTTCTCTTTGGGCTTGGTCGATGTGCAACCGCACAGAACGGCCATAAGCAAAATGCTAAAAAATCGGTTCATTCTCAACTGCCACATAACACTTCACATATGGGGCGCAGACTTGCTGGCTAAACTTGCGCGAAGCGCCAGCCAGCGAGTATGCGTCCCAATGAGCGGAGCGAATGAACATAATGTGTTTGTTATATGCCACTAATCCCCCGAAGAACCAGCACCACTACTATCTTGTGGGCCGCCACCAAAACTTTTGCGTGTTTTTGCTGGTGTGTCCTGACTATGATTTAATAACCATAATCCAATAGCCGCAAAAAATGGGATTAACCAAACTATAAATATCTGAGCACCTTTTTGAAAGACTTCCAAATCATCACGACGTACCAGAAATATAGAAACAACTACATTGAGCATAATCGCAATACCTAAAACGAAGTGCCAAATTTCAAATCCCATTTAAAATCTCTCTTGGCATATAACAATTTATTAGATCCCAAATTGGTGTAAGCAACTACACTAATTTGGGATAATCAATATTTTTTAAATTACGTTATATTCACGCAAAATCAAAGGTTTTGTATTGCAATAAGGCAGTTTGTATTCGTATTTAGGGTATATAACACCAATTTGGTAGGCTATTTTTTTAGCTACCTAACCGGCCTCTCGGTGGCGATTTGACGTTTACAAACTCATTGTAGGCAGGATTACTTTTATACTGGCCAGGAGGCATACAGTGTTAATTTCATAGGCCTTAGCCTGTGCGGTTTGCCGCTTTCTCACGCCTGTTATAAAAGTAGAGACATATCAACGCTGCAAATGTACCAAGAAAACAAGCAGCAACAGGTAAAGCGATGAGTGTATAGAGTATTGACGTCGAGCTTGCTCCTCCTGCTATGTAGAGAGTCCATGCCATTGCTAAATTTCCATAAAAAAGGGCTAAAGTACACCCGCCCAAAAAACCTAATGAAATGGGCTTTACTGAACGATGCTCTTTTAACGCAAGAGTCATATACACTAACAATGCAATAGCTATTGGAATGGATTGTACCAATTTAATGTTGAGACTGAATTTTGGGTCGGGTATCTTCGGGTTTACGGTGCCAGTTAAGGTGCCGCAAAATTTAACGGCAACATGGATGAGATAATAGTCAGTGACGACAATGCTAAGAGCAATTAAAGCAAGCATTTTGAAAAACATAATCACTAGTTCCTAAGGCACAAATATTTTTACACTCTCATAGCCGAAGGCTCCATGTGCTTTGCGCTCAGCCAGCATCGCGAGTGAGTTTATTGGGTTGTTATGCGATATTGTTAACATAGTCGTGCATTCCCTGCTGATGT
This window harbors:
- a CDS encoding alpha/beta hydrolase; translated protein: MRNLVFLTFLFVSSLAFANDSLKIPRSTVIELTEPSTNRVYPLFIKLPRSYESNKDKKYPVIYLMDAWYSFQIASGATRFPMNSGAMEEAIIVGVSYSNGSKGPSSRVRDYTPVKAASWKLETGNADEHATFIRETVFPYIETTYRAKPSERTFVGNSLGGLFGAYILFEHPDMFDSYILGSPSVWFDNNHILNSKVTKSELPIKVYLSVGSLEQPEFGEKEDMVAGAKLLANKITTQTGEQTLLEFRVVEGAKHATAFPTTLIQGLDWIYSKQ
- a CDS encoding YcxB family protein; translation: MYSITVHYKLTEYCSLLLKVCEAEVGSKTANKWYFKLLAYPIWGAIYLFKLFKEGKCQFVFSKVGVARKSNSGISKLQWSEVAKVVNMEHFYLLVGNENGVAPVPKRCLSSNQQALLETWAMAKLTSEL
- a CDS encoding helix-turn-helix transcriptional regulator; this translates as MEMQLDVQKLKKLRESKAWSQSHLADVSGISLRTIQRIEKSGIASQESAQSICSAYDILVTDIIVNEDMKVNIEPTFLSAARYKVEHMNIKATILSFFIAFIIAYFWSI